The following proteins are co-located in the Dromiciops gliroides isolate mDroGli1 chromosome 2, mDroGli1.pri, whole genome shotgun sequence genome:
- the MKI67 gene encoding proliferation marker protein Ki-67 isoform X1, whose amino-acid sequence MEKTDVFGYITIIKKTGNDGFRYPINRTTCVFGRDTECDIRIQLPVANKQQCKIEFNQPKEAVLFNLNSSHPTWLNGAECCHPVKLKHGDLINIFDRSFRFEYAKGFPNEETSIKPPEPKSKEAIIPPRSRSLSTLHPERQKNEEEISLREVSLIKTIEEIINENKSKQRVDASDNVKEPLTEKAPTLTTKELKENGTNVTPEKNTSLKLADDSSGDVSPCLTLDHHGKSGKPTLSPFRKLYGLMKEELNLTKHQQTGDVHHGRKSGSKNRASVDGREWETELLHLPRSKHTGKMKTKANSASYDGMAEAEHGVTEETWSGDVDKKPCSEEEVILDAEDQDLKQLTSTQKRRKSEELPLENAGKKKGKMGSGKDKRRSAPVRSTSEAQSPYPLLRSQTKNLEMCSLGRGKLPKLGREVAELRENKATAAEKPVLKESDHNGGGDSVDLAKGNKSSNQPPPKKTSNSEKMKTQDEIGFEDNVSENDESSAKRRRVSFGVLLRPELFDENLPPNSPLKRGETPGMRRPSLGCLRAVLKKTIKPEHSKPPEKDSSSEGILDVQDLSLELPKKISAASGDDPENAEAIPTEIQPQKMNRPSSSRRSSCGRGQVDDALQMICSRRRSGASEANLMVVRSWADVVRLGTRKPRADVVVKHGLERRIIKKKQKRLTPKKPANQAQNHFSTGHANSPCTIVIGRAHTEKVTMPIRPCRMLNNFVLNPNMDMNEDLTGLTEIFKTPIMKKRAPGSVSPGTDTSPQLLSGETSATSSENEDVMHPSDGFAEKVELSEKHISDLIIPCRRSPRNRQSSGDDEIIKTENEISEARSDEIMKISLLDVDVDHKKLTLNSKKVRTSTPKESVTPLNQEEKLQNRNPGIVIPGNQCATTYGVEQEQSVTPGGKHPVTPEAICNIKSAIETPGKGQPKEHSTDNHIDLRNKNPKMLEGQSGVTTSVKGKSNKDEPIPDQPASRDPKTCHGGNNKMTSDVSPGVMVAQGTVTSIKDEPDSMKKLRAPKEKRESVEDLSGIRELMKTPTPVTELEEARVIDSAGDAAEVQTNLRPSPKQIINSVRAAEKQTKKTIKLPAKEEDLANIEQLMKTPKRKGEPVEHLRVVKRLTRTSKDKVESGENSATGTEKLMRTPQEKEPVESPKITVNVNVKQVPKQKGQFSEDPDLKEHIMTSTKQQLVESVKDKKGKAIVTKAYESSQELTRNRRLTGIIKEKEETTKGVKKSTKTSKHKCDPEDDDLTGFRLIRVPKQKVKSAENLTGLKKLRSPKEKVKPIENLTGLRRLLKSPKVKREPLEDPTGIKGLMITPKEKGREPVEHPTGIRRFIRIQKRGELDVTLFRESPNKMEENISSRNTVMWSNPQEISDRNSEFSEKLQQIEIGILRPGIKDLSIPQQGNEVTEKILESPERIQTLKLLKPPTKNELGNAFGLKVFEPEPISEEIGSVAFKELYESPKENKEQQSGIDQYQQQICSGEDNGENKSNISKIDGLSPVTLEVNMDQEIPPMSTQRSKISQALRENDNLPSETEKIFPKEIENRSENQRTMSLKSKNKNKSGKILLNDEKIVKTSWEESVKEMVERHARFYNAEKRRQDPKTSEMNDNQEFVNSQPSTSGEMADDTKCMAPLRPRRTEADDRLQRSSSEESIIEKPESKATKNVKGRFKNVNMTLLTLRSRNKSKELPSVSDVSHMESGTKLGNRLPRKLNERKSPLRLSQRNKTIEMDILPRQHNEKRERILRTKIKADAKLQESSSMVNEIVSEGNKKERKSKKRIANKGMMGLRSRNKNKEMFPGESDKSTDDEKECVKSLPEKLKEHKVYDHFSSETDESPTENEEKFMKSYRGKRAVNEDGIALRTRSKMKAKQECHSTDKACIENDEKRPPRSLQGRWKTLAIHEKMSSLRHKNRIKPAKEESHKEDAVPSKGVTALRCRSKHKMDKEYHQSLPPPSKETERVYKSFPERLMSLRLRSKNKIGTEMGTYVDNSEKKPLRESTASPSKVTLRFRSRNRGIRLIHSSRVAPEKFYQKDEKPVKVQKNLSDTTGSGNRTLRFRSSSKMDMILKGSNPLLAPRTSEGILPSSRSRNRMNKEPQGVHRVPSATKILYIEGDEKFSSLENKHSSRAQDKMEGRVMTRSRLRSRNDREELIGSNPEGLSRGGELFLIGTSFRNKNMDPQSSTNLSREDLSVSPPKITIVTKKRGKSRSKLLKPTDVENDSKLLDETYNINFTSVKETRSEPILLKTSTQDKVVPVNEFWSKRLRKDQEQHDSEERVNVGSRRKHTLKETKASTISSKQV is encoded by the exons ATGGAGAAAACGGATGTTTTCGgttatattactattattaaaaagACAGGGAATGATGGTTTTCGGTATCCAATAAACCGAACTACTTGTGTGTTTGGAAG ggATACGGAATGTGACATCCGGATCCAACTTCCAGTTGCAAATAAACAACAATGCAAGATTGAATTTAATCAGCCAAAAGAG GCTGTGTTGTTTAATTTAAATTCTTCACATCCAACTTGGTTAAATGGAGCTGAATGTTGCCATCCTGTGAAATTGAAGCATGGAGACTTAATTAACATCTTTGACCGTTCTTTCAG GTTTGAATATGCAAAAGGCTTCCCGAATGAAGAAACATCAATAAAGCCTCCAGAACCAAAAAGCAAAGAG GCAATAATACCACCTCGATCCCGAAGTCTCTCAACTCTGCACCCTG aACGTCAAAAGAATGAGGAGGAAATCTCTTTAAGAGAAGTTTCTCTTATAAAAActatagaagaaataataaatgaaaataaatctaaACAACGTGTTGATGCTTCAGATAATGTAAAAGAACCTCTCACAGAGAAAGCTCCAACTTTAACAACTAAAGAACTAAAAGAGAATGGAACCAATGTCACCCCAGAGAAAAACACTTCCCTGAAACTAGCAGATGACTCCAGTGGAGATGTGAGTCCTTGTTTAACCCTGGACCATCATGGGAAGAGTGGAAAACCCACACTTTCTCCTTTTAGGAAACTGTATGGccttatgaaagaagaattaaacCTTACTAAACACCAGCAAACAGGCGATGTTCATCATGGCAGAAAGTCCGGGTCTAAAAACCGGGCCAGTGTGGATGGTAGAGAGTGGGAAACGGAACTCCTCCACTTGCCCCGATCTAAGCACACGGGGAAGATGAAGACCAAAGCAAACTCTGCTTCATATGATGGGATGGCAGAGGCCGAGCACGGCGTCACAGAAGAAACGTGGTCTGGGGACGTGGACAAGAAGCCATGTAGTGAAGAGGAAGTAATACTGGATGCTGAAGACCAAGATTTAAAGCAGCTCACCTCTACCCAGAAACGAAGAAAAAGTGAGGAGTTGCCCCTCGAGAATGCTGGGAAGAAAAAGGGTAAAATGGGAAGTGGAAAAGACAAAAGGAGGTCGGCCCCTGTGAGGTCCACATCAGAGGCCCAGAGTCCGTATCCTTTACTTCGATCCCAAACCAAGAACCTTGAGATGTGTTCCCTAGGAAGAGGTAAACTGCCCAAATTGGGAAGAGAGGTTGCTGAGCTCCGTGAGAACAAGGCCACAGCTGCTGAGAAGCCTGTTCTCAAAGAGAGTGACCACAATGGTGGCGGCGATTCTGTAGATTTGGCTAAGGGAAATAAGAGTAGTAACCAACCTCCtcccaagaaaacttcaaattcagaaaaaatgaaaactcaagaTGAAATCGGTTTCGAAG ATAATGTGAGTGAAAATGACGAATCATCAGCGAAGAGGAGGCGAGTTTCTTTTGGAGTTCTTCTCCGACCTGAATTATTTGATGAGAACTTACCTCCTAATTCACCTCTTAAAAGAGGAGAAACCCCCGGGATGAGAAGACCATCACTTGGTTGTCTTCGGGCTGTcctgaaaaaaacaattaag CCGGAGCATTCTAAGCCACCAGAAAAGGACTCTTCCTCTGAAGGGATCCTGGATGTACAAGACCTGTCACTGGAGTTGCCTAAGAAAATTTCTGCAGCCTCCGGTGATGACCCTGAGAATGCAGAGGCTATTCCTACTGAAATCCAGCCCCAGAAGATGAACAGGCCATCATCATCAAGAAGATCTTCCTGTGGGAGGGGCCAAGTTGATGATGCCCTGCAGATGATCTGTTCCAGGAGGAGAAGTGGTGCATCTGAAGCTAATCTCATGG TTGTACGCTCTTGGGCAGATGTGGTAAGATTAGGTACTAGAAAGCCACGAGCAGACGTTGTTGTAAAACATGGTCTTGAgagaagaataataaaaaaaaagcagaagagattaacCCCCAAG AAGCCAGCAAACCAAGCTCAGAATCACTTTAGCACAGGCCACGCAAACTCTCCCTGTACCATAGTGATTGGAAGAGCTCATACTGAAAAAGTGACCATGCCTATACGGCCCTGTAGGATGCTGAACAACTTTGTTTTAAACCCTAACATGGATATGAATGAGGATTTAACAG GACTGACAGAAATATTTAAAACCCCAATAATGAAGAAGCGGGCACCTGGAAGTGTGTCTCCAGGGACTGATACAAGTCCACAACTTTTGTCTGGAGAAACATCTGCCACATCTTCAGAAAATGAAGATGTCATGCATCCTTCAGATGGATTTG CAGAGAAGGTGGAACTTTCAGAAAAACATATATCTGACTTGATCATTCCATGCCGTCGTTCCCCAAGAAACAGACAGTCATCAGGAGATGATGAGATCATTAAAACTGAAAATGAGATCTCTGAAGCTAGAagtgatgaaataatgaagatTTCACTTCTAGATGTCGATGTAGACCATAAAAAATTGACACTAAATTCAAAAAAGGTTCGGACTTCCACACCAAAAGAAAGTGTAACACCACTAAATcaagaagaaaaattacaaaatagaAATCCAGGAATTGTTATACCAGGGAACCAATGTGCTACTACCTATGGTGTAGAGCAAGAGCAAAGTGTAACCCCGGGAGGGAAACATCCAGTAACACCAGAGGCAATTTGTAACATCAAGAGTGCTATTGAAACACCAGGCAAAGGGCAACCAAAAGAACATTCAACAGATAATCACATCGACCTAAGaaataaaaaccccaaaatgttAGAAGGTCAATCAGGAGTCACAACTTCagtaaaaggaaaatcaaataaaGATGAACCTATCCCTGACCAGCCAGCCAGCAGGGATCCAAAAACATGTCATGGAGGCAATAATAAAATGACAAGTGATGTGTCTCCAGGTGTGATGGTTGCTCAGGGAACTGTAACAAGCATCAAAGATGAGCCAGACAGCATGAAGAAGTTAAGAGccccaaaggaaaagagagagtcaGTTGAAGACCTAAGTGGAATCAGAGAGCTTATGAAAACCCCAACACCAGTAACAGAACTAGAAGAAGCAAGAGTGATAGATTCTGCTGGGGATGCTGCAGAAGTTCAAACAAATCTTAGGCCATCCCCAAAGCAAATAATAAATTCTGTCAGAGCtgctgaaaaacaaacaaaaaagacaataaagCTGCCAGCTAAGGAAGAAGATCTGGCCAACATTGAACAGCTTATGAAGACTCCAAAACGAAAAGGTGAGCCTGTCGAGCATCTGAGAGTAGTCAAAAGACTAACAAGAACATCTAAGGACAAGGTAGAATCAGGGGAGAACTCAGCGACAGGCACTGAAAAATTAATGAGGactcctcaggaaaaagagcctgTAGAAAGTCCAAAAATCACTGTAAATGTCAATGTTAAACAGGTTCCAAAACAGAAAGGTCAGTTCTCTGAAGATCCAGATCTCAAGGAGCATATTATGACTTCTACAAAACAACAACTGGTAGAATCAGTCAAAGATAAGAAAGGCAAGGCCATTGTTACGAAGGCATATGAATCATCACAAGAGTTGACCAGGAACAGGAGACTGACAGGaattattaaagaaaaggaagaaacaacgAAAGGTGTCAAAAAGTCTACTAAAACATCAAAGCACAAATGTGATCCAGAAGATGATGATCTGACAGGTTTTAGACTTATCAGAGTTCCTAAACAAAAGGTAAAATCAGCAGAAAACCTTACAGGCCTTAAGAAACTTAGGTCACCTAAGGAAAAGGTAAAACCTATTGAAAATTTGACAGGTCTGAGAAGACTTTTGAAATCTCCCAAAGTCAAGAGAGAGCCATTAGAAGATCCAACGGGCATAAAAGGATTGATGATAACCccaaaagagaaggggagagagccAGTAGAACATCCAACCGGCATCAGAAGATTCATAAGAATACAAAAAAGGGGAGAGTTAGATGTTACTCTATTTAGGGAGAGTccaaataaaatggaagaaaatatatcaAGTAGAAACACGGTTATGTGGAGTAACCCACAAGAAATCTCTGATAGAAATTCAGAATTTTCTGAAAAATTACAACAAATAGAGATAGGGATACTCAGACCAGGAATAAAAGATTTAAGTATTCCACAACAAGGAAATGAAGTAACAGAAAAAATACTGGAGTCCCCAGAGAGAATCCAAACTCTAAAGTTACTGAAACCACCAACAAAGAATGAATTAGGAAATGCCTTTGGATTAAAGGTTTTCGAACCAGAGCCAATATCTGAAGAAATAGGTTCCGTTGCATTTAAAGAGCTGTATGAGTCTCCAAAGGAAAACAAG GAGCAGCAATCAGGTATTGACCAATACCAACAGCAAATTTGTTCGGGGGAAGACAATGGTG aaaataaatcTAATATTTCTAAAATCGATGGGTTGTCCCCAGTGACATTGGAAGTAAACATGGACCAAGAAATTCCACCCATGTCTACCCAGAGAAGTAAAATTAGTCAGGCTCTCCGAGAAAATGATAATTTGCCAAGTGAGacagaaaaaatatttccaaaggaaatagaaaataggaGTGAGAATCAAAGAACAATGTCCTTAaagtctaaaaataaaaataaatctggaaagatccTCTTAAACGATGAAAAGATTGTGAAAACCTCCTGGGAGGAAAGTGTAAAGGAGATGGTTGAGCGTCATGCCAGATTCTATAACGCAGAAAAAAGGCGACAGGACCCCAAAACCTCAGAGATGAATGATAATCAGGAATTTGTGAATAGTCAGCCCAGCACATCTGGGGAAATGGCTGACGATACAAAGTGCATGGCACCTCTGAGACCTAGAAGAACTGAAGCCGATGATAGATTGCAACGGTCTAGTTCAGAGGAATCAATTATAGAAAAGCCTGAAAGTAAGGCAACCAAGAATGTAAAGGGGAGATTTAAAAACGTTAATATGACATTATTGACATTAAGATCTAGAAATAAAAGCAAGGAATTGCCTAGTGTATCAGATGTGTCACATATGGAAAGTGGAACAAAACTTGGTAATAGATTGCCAAGGAAACTGAATGAACGAAAATCCCCTCTAAGACTCAGCCAGAGGAATAAGACCATTGAAATGGATATATTACCCAGACAGcataatgaaaagagagagagaattcttagAACCAAAATTAAAGCTGATGCAAAATTACAAGAATCTAGTAGTATGGTTAATGAAATAGTTTCtgagggaaataaaaaagaaagaaagtcaaaaaaGAGAATTGCGAATAAAGGAATGATGGGTTTGagatcaagaaataaaaataaggaaatgtttcCTGGCGAATCAGATAAGTCCACAGATGATGAAAAGGAATGTGTTAAGAGCCTGCCAGAGAAGCTGAAAGAACACAAAGTATATGATCATTTTTCAAGTGAAACAGATGAATCACCCacagaaaatgaggaaaaatttaTGAAGAGCTACCGGGGAAAGAGAGCTGTAAATGAAGATGGCATAGCACTAAGAACAAGAAGTAAAATGAAGGCAAAACAAGAATGTCATTCGACAGATAAAGCATGCATAGAGAATGATGAAAAGAGACCACCTAGGAGTTTACAGGGAAGATGGAAAACTCTTGCTATTCATGAAAAGATGTCATCTCTAAGACATAAAAATAGAATTAAGCCTGCTAAAGAAGAATCACACAAAGAAGATGCTGTTCCAAGTAAAGGGGTAACAGCTTTACGCTGTAGAAGCAAACATAAAATGGATAAGGAATATCATCAATCTTTGCCGCCTCCAtctaaagaaacagagagagtgtACAAGAGCTTCCCAGAGAGGCTTATGTCATTAAGATTacgaagtaaaaacaaaattggcACAGAAATGGGTACATATGTAGACAACAgtgaaaagaagcctctgagagAGAGCACAGCAAGTCCATCTAAAGTAACTTTACGCTTTAGAAGCAGAAATAGAGGCATTAGGTTGATTCATTCCTCGAGAGTTGCACCAGAGAAATTTTACCAAAAGGATGAAAAGCCAGTGAAAGTGCAGAAGAATTTAAGTGATACAACAGGAAGTGGAAATAGGACTTTAAGGTTCAGAAGTTCAAGTAAAATGGACATGATCCTGAAAGGATCTAATCCTTTATTAGCACCCAGAACGTCTGAAGGAATTTTGCCTTCATCTAGAAGCAGAAACAGAATGAATAAAGAGCCACAAGGAGTTCATCGTGTACCTAGTGCAACGAAAATCCTTTACATTGAAGGTGATGAAAAGTTTTCAAGCCTAGAAAATAAACACAGTAGTAGAGCACAAGATAAAATGGAAGGTAGAGTCATGACCAGATCCCGCCTCAGAAGCAGAAATGATCGAGAAGAACTGATAGGATCTAATCCAGAGGGCTTAAGCAGAGGAGGTGAATTGTTTCTAATAGGGACtagttttagaaataaaaatatggatCCACAAAGCTCCACTAATCTTAGCAGAGAGGACCTCTCCGTTTCTCCTCCGAAGATTActattgtaacaaagaaaagaggaaaatcaagGAGCAAACTATTAAAGCCAACAGATGTTGAGAATGATAGCAAACTGCTGGATGAAacttataatataaattttacttCTGTTAAAGAAACACGGTCAGAGCCGATTCTGTTAAAAACCAGTACACAAGATAAGGTTGTACCAGTCAATGAGTTTTGGTCCAAAAGATTAAGGAAAGACCAGGAGCAGCACGACTCTGAGGAAAGAGTTAATGTTGGTTCTCGAAGAAAACATACCCTAAAGGAGACCAAAGCATCCACCATAAGTTCAAAGCAGGTgtga